A stretch of DNA from Anopheles ziemanni chromosome 3, idAnoZiCoDA_A2_x.2, whole genome shotgun sequence:
GGTGTGAATCACTTCGACGTATTCCGCATCCAGCAGATCGAGACGCTCAGAAGGTCTGTTTTCACTGAACAGGGGCCCAGCTGGGTCTAGCCCAACGACGGCTGCCAGTTTGGGAATGTTCGGGAAATGTTTCCCCGTCATCCCGGCTACGTGCGCCCCCAGGCTGTGGCCAATGATCACAATCTGGGCGGGTTTTTGTCCTGCCCGTAGGAACAAGGAAATCTGTTTGGCCACCGTTTCAGCAACGGCACCAACTTGCATGCGCGCTAGAGGGTAGAATATCGTAGATGCAGCCGCTGACCAGTCCACTCCGATAACGTTATACGCTCCTTTGGCGATATACGCCTTCGCCAATCCATCAACCGATTCCACCGTCCAATCACTAAGCCAACCGTGGATAAGGATGCGCGTCGGGTTGCGCGCATTGAAGGTCGTATTTTTCAACGCATTTAGATCGTCTAACCGTAACTCCTCACGTTCTCCAGCCTTGGTCTGTTGCGTCCAGAGAAGGAATCGCGTTCCGGCATCAGTAACAAACTTTGTTTGCTTCATTCGCTCTAGCCGCCCCCTGGACACACAAGTGAACGATTCAAAATTGGCCGGTATGGCAACGAAACCAGGATCACATCGCGGCGCTTCCAGCGACAACACTCCGGCAACTGACAAAAGAACTAACACTGACTTCATGGTAGAAAGTGGATAGGTTCGGTTTGACTGGGCGAGCCTTTTATAAATCATTCTCAAGTACTCGGATCTTGATTTGAGCAACACTCGATGGT
This window harbors:
- the LOC131285601 gene encoding lipase member H-like, encoding MKSVLVLLSVAGVLSLEAPRCDPGFVAIPANFESFTCVSRGRLERMKQTKFVTDAGTRFLLWTQQTKAGEREELRLDDLNALKNTTFNARNPTRILIHGWLSDWTVESVDGLAKAYIAKGAYNVIGVDWSAAASTIFYPLARMQVGAVAETVAKQISLFLRAGQKPAQIVIIGHSLGAHVAGMTGKHFPNIPKLAAVVGLDPAGPLFSENRPSERLDLLDAEYVEVIHTNLGWLGYHAVLGQADFFPNGGYSQAGCVTHTCDHQRSVEYFRMSLESTQPLYVGRRCETKLINDACDGALAVMGSDPDERFKLKTSGVFYLQISN